The genomic window TTAATATGTCTCAATCTAATACTCAATCTaaacaataaaagaagaagattaaGGGTCCAAAATTTACCGTAGCcgaagatgaaagcatttgcagaaactatgtgttcTTTACACAAGATAGTATCGATGGTGCCAATCAACAATCTACCAagttgtgggataacatatttgctAACTTTCGAAACAAAACTATGAACATCAACGAGCGTGATGCAAATGGATTGTCCGGTCGCTTTGTTACAATCAACGCCCAAATTGCCTTGTATGCCGCTGCTCTAATGCAAGCTGCTCGTGGTCGAGAGAGTGGTCTTGTCGATGTTGATGTCGAACGAAAGTGCCGAACTGATTGGCACCATAAACATGGGAACAATTTTGcttatgaaagttgttatcatattttgaaaattttgcctaaataTAATCCAGAAGTGTTAGCAAACATGCAGAATGTACCTGCAAGTTCACCATACACTTCTTCACCTTCAACGCCAGCTTCACAACCATCTCAATCATCTCATCCCCATTCAGATaatccattttcttcaccagaaaccaccagaaacaacaattccaacttgAATGTCAATACTGCAATTAAGAGAAAATTATTAGGAAGAAATGGAGCAAGAGCAGCGAGAAAAGCTGCCCAAGAAGGAGAAGCAAGTGAAGGAGGTAGTAGTACTATTGAAACTTTGATAGAGCATCAGAAGGTCGTCGAAAAACAAAGAGTTGTAGATCGCAATTTCTTGACTAAGGAGATGAAAAAACATCGACTAACTCAAGAAAAATTTGTTTCAGACTATAACAAGAATAAGATTCTAAATGCAAACACCGAAAAAATGAATCCCAGACAATTCATGACatgggagatggagatggacaGGTTAACAGAGGAATTGGAAGATAAAAGAAACAAGAGAAACATGGAAAAACAATTTGGGATTCAagctgaagatgaggatgatgaagacgacgatgaagtagtgccacttaattaattaatgtatCATATTTAATTAAATGAATATGTAGTAGTTGGGTTATGGTTTTTTCATTACAAATtctaatttttgaatgaaatagtTCTGGTTTTTCATTACAAATTCTACttttttcattacattaaaacttaaacaattttttttgcagtacattaaaacttaaacttgacAACATCCATGAAAACATTATTAAGCTTAACATCCCATACGAGTTATTAAAAACTCCTTAAGAATTTGGAAATACGCTTCGTATTCGAAATCTTTTCGTTTCCATCTTCGCCACTCGTCTCGAGTTCGTATTCCCAATTCAGCATTAGTCTCACCTCTAAGACGGTATCGAGTGACAATCCTTTTCATAGCTATAAAATCCACAAGCTCTTTTTTGATATCCATGAATCGGAAATACAAAGCAGCAGGATCCCGGTTATGAGGATTACATGTCTCTGTGCAGAAGTCATCATGAATTTtacccaaataactcatactagGTAAACCGTTCATCCGTCGTTATTCACCTCTCTTAGGGTAGTGCAGTACATAgtttctacaaagagataaatcttcatcttcagtgaTCCATAATTTAACCAGAAAGTAAAGAAGTTTTTGTAGCGAAGTGATGTGTGAGTTTGAGATGGATGAAGTGAAGGATTTATAAGGAATGCTAGCGGTTGAGTCTAGACCGCTAGCGATGAAGTCTAAACCGCTACTTTTAATGACCAttaaaaaatttaaacttaaaaagcaactacaaaacaaaattatggaacaacaaatgaaacataaacaattttaaaaaataaaaataaataaaaaatgaaacaataataaaaaaaaacaaaaacaaatgaaacaaacatTACTCAATTCGTCCCCCATCTCTTTCAAACTCAGCCCACAGATTCGCTCTGAGATCTTCCCTCAACCTGTTATACAAAGTTTTGTTCTCAATATGACTGGTCATTTGCGCATAGTTTCTTGCAGGTAATCCTCTAGCTGGTATAATCTCAGGCcttaagtcttcatcttgatggtTAGTCCAATTCTTATTACGACGGGTCTCCTTGATAAGcatgttatgcataatgatgCAAGTCAGCATAGTCTTATGCATTTCATGAGCACTTAAACCACGATAAGGCCCACAAAACGATTTCGAACTTCCGCTTCAGAATTCCAAAATCCCGTTCCACATCTTTTCTCTGATTCATTTGTTTACTATTGAAATACGAGTATGAATAACCCATTTCACCGGCAGGTGGATGACGGTAacattgaactaaagttgaccattttggataaattccaTCTGCAAGATAATAACCATGAGTGCAGTGATTCCCATTGATACTCAAATTTACCTGAGGAGAAATTCCATActttaaatcttcaaacaaaGGCGATTTTTGTAAAACATTTATATCGTTTTGAGATCCTGGGagaccaaaaaaagcgtgccatatccaacaatcataagaagcagcagcCTCAAGGATCACCGTTGGTTTTCCGTAGTGACCCTTATACTGACCGGCCCAATAGGTAGGGCATTCggtccatacccaatgcatgcagtcaagactacccagcattccaggaaatcccctttcctgattctgctttaatatttctctaacatctgtatcagttggttttcgtaaataggtaggaccaaaatgattaatcattgtttCGAAAATCAACGCAAGATACTTGTATGCAGTTGTTTTGCCAATGCGAAGGTACTCATAATTAGAATCTGGAGGTCTTCCATATCCCAAAATCCTCAAAGCCGAAGTAACCTTTTGTTCAGGGCTATGACccctaatattcagtgcatcatactgataattaaattgaggttctacctgaCAAAGCTCACCAATAATCTTTAGCACCAAATGTCTGGGCATGCGGAATCGGCCTTGGAAATTTTCATCAGAGAACACACAGTCaggaagaaaataattgtgcatcaGCTTCTCGTGCCATTCATCCCGACCGCGGTATGTATATCTTCTTGTGAAGACTTCTCTTGGCTCTGGATCTCTAGGTATTTGCCCCGATGAATATAGCCGcatcaagttgttggtt from Papaver somniferum cultivar HN1 unplaced genomic scaffold, ASM357369v1 unplaced-scaffold_118, whole genome shotgun sequence includes these protein-coding regions:
- the LOC113330495 gene encoding uncharacterized protein LOC113330495, whose protein sequence is MDMDSFDEEVRIHMDRFEEQQRIFVQVLNQIDDESDEDKEPTNNLMRLYSSGQIPRDPEPREVFTRRYTYRGRDEWHEKLMHNYFLPDCVFSDENFQGRFRMPRHLVLKIIGELCQVEPQFNYQYDALNIRGHSPEQKVTSALRILGYGRPPDSNYEYLRIGKTTAYKYLALIFETMINHFGSQNDINVLQKSPLFEDLKYGISPQVNLSINGNHCTHGYYLADGIYPKWSTLVQCYRHPPAGEMGYSYSYFNSKQMNQRKDVERDFGILKRKFEIETRRNKNWTNHQDEDLRPEIIPARGLPARNYAQMTSHIENKTLYNRLREDLRANLWAEFERDGGRIE